In Lentisphaera araneosa HTCC2155, the genomic window AAAAACTTGCGGACTTCGCAATTGGCAAGAGTCACCCGGACTCAATTGATGAGAAAAAAATGCTCAGTCCCGATACAGTTTTACCGTGGATGTCCTGTTCAAAAATGCTCACAGCAGTCGCCATTGCCATTTTACATGAACGGCGCTCACTCACTTATGATCAGCTGGTGGGAAATATCCTCCCCTCTTTTGCCTGCCATGGTAAAGAAAGCATTACAATTAAACATCTACTCACACATACTTCCGGCATTCGCCTACTGCCATTGCAGTGGGATAAACTGACTTGGGAAGAAACTGTTGCGGCCATCGCAAAAATGCCTATCGAGAGCGACTGGACTCCTGGAGAAAAAGCCGGTTACCACATTGGCACGAGTTGGTTAATCCTTGGCGAAATCGTCAGAATTCTAGACGGTCGCCCTCTGGACCAATTCCTCCAAGAAGAGATCTTGCTTCCTCTCGGTATGAAGCACAGTGGAATCAGCATGACAAAAGATCTGTACCTCAATTCAGGCCTCGATATTTCAGGTCTCTATCGAACCGACACTCAAACCCCCTACTCTTCACTAGAAAAATACTTTGATAGCGTCAACTTAGTCCGTCCCGGCGCTTCTGGTCGAGGCCCCATGAAAGAGTTAGCCACATTTATGGAAATGTT contains:
- a CDS encoding serine hydrolase domain-containing protein; the encoded protein is MEEHMFGLEQFSNTQKVIREGIEANLHFGAQVYISQDSEKLADFAIGKSHPDSIDEKKMLSPDTVLPWMSCSKMLTAVAIAILHERRSLTYDQLVGNILPSFACHGKESITIKHLLTHTSGIRLLPLQWDKLTWEETVAAIAKMPIESDWTPGEKAGYHIGTSWLILGEIVRILDGRPLDQFLQEEILLPLGMKHSGISMTKDLYLNSGLDISGLYRTDTQTPYSSLEKYFDSVNLVRPGASGRGPMKELATFMEMLLYKGSYEGKRLMSERTVEELVTRQREGLLDLTFNKTIDWGLGFMIDSKCHNRSYPYSFGSYCSEETFGHNGNQSSAAYVDPEHDLVVCFVFNGMPGEYEHNKRLKAMNDAIYTDLDLDF